A section of the Microbacterium sp. MM2322 genome encodes:
- a CDS encoding glycosyltransferase, protein MTRPRILFLSHSHVFGDFRVGSHHYARELAHLDVEVVHLSTPLSLAHRVTGRVSRAAADAVPTRPFRDDDGVTHVVPRTLLPRPWGRFRVRGFLERLGIGTLFDAVLIDQPLLWDDSVRGLADTLIYRPTDLYPDGVKRSLQTRIVAASDAVVATSGAVLRDLGRLTIPSLVIENGVDLAAFPAPAADAEARPAACVYVGALDSRFDWDRTRSWAGRNPGIRFIIAGPDPAPPVPLPDNVELRGAVHYADLPDLLQGARVGLLPLSDDPSNAGRSPMKLHEYLAAGLAVVSRETPGIGQDPDAGIYVYDSPERADAALAAALRHPSPNIAGRRVAENHTWTAKTRELTTFVSGLADA, encoded by the coding sequence GTGACGCGGCCCCGCATCCTCTTCCTCTCCCACAGTCACGTCTTCGGCGACTTCCGCGTCGGGAGCCACCACTACGCCCGGGAACTCGCCCACCTCGACGTCGAGGTCGTGCACCTGTCCACGCCATTGTCACTCGCGCACCGCGTCACCGGACGCGTCTCGCGAGCCGCCGCGGACGCCGTTCCGACGCGTCCGTTCCGAGACGACGACGGCGTCACCCACGTCGTCCCGCGCACGCTCCTCCCCCGCCCGTGGGGTCGGTTCCGGGTGAGAGGATTCCTCGAACGACTCGGAATCGGCACGCTTTTCGACGCCGTCCTCATCGATCAGCCGCTCCTCTGGGACGACTCCGTCCGCGGCCTCGCCGACACCCTCATCTACCGACCGACCGACCTCTACCCCGACGGCGTGAAGCGCAGCCTGCAGACACGCATCGTCGCCGCCTCCGACGCCGTCGTCGCCACGTCCGGCGCCGTCCTCCGAGACCTCGGTCGACTCACCATCCCGTCGCTCGTGATCGAGAACGGTGTGGACCTTGCCGCGTTCCCTGCTCCCGCAGCGGATGCCGAGGCCCGCCCCGCGGCGTGCGTGTACGTCGGCGCGCTGGACTCGCGCTTCGACTGGGATCGTACGCGCTCGTGGGCCGGTCGGAACCCCGGCATCCGTTTCATCATCGCGGGGCCGGATCCCGCCCCGCCGGTTCCCCTCCCCGACAACGTCGAGCTGCGCGGCGCGGTCCACTACGCGGACCTGCCTGATCTCCTGCAGGGCGCCCGCGTCGGCCTCCTGCCTCTGTCGGACGATCCGTCGAATGCGGGACGCAGCCCCATGAAGCTGCACGAGTACCTCGCCGCGGGGCTCGCGGTCGTGTCCCGCGAGACGCCGGGCATCGGCCAGGATCCGGACGCGGGTATCTACGTCTACGACTCGCCGGAACGTGCCGACGCCGCGCTGGCGGCCGCGCTCCGGCATCCGTCGCCCAACATCGCGGGCCGTC